The Ahaetulla prasina isolate Xishuangbanna chromosome 3, ASM2864084v1, whole genome shotgun sequence genome window below encodes:
- the SDR16C5 gene encoding epidermal retinol dehydrogenase 2 isoform X2, translated as MNFFLETLTTILLCIYYLMEFFLSFIYARKKNIAGEIVLITGAGSGMGRLMALKFARLGATLVLWDINLEGIKETARLARNIGAMRVHDYICDCSKRQEVYQVASQTVKAFVPAMVASNHGHVVTISSAAGCYGVNKMTDYCTSKFAVLGFAESLALEMLAMKKTGVKSTIVCPYLVNTGMFEGCETKWSHLLPIIDPEYAVERIVSGILRNERYIFIPRSLRLFNIVKSIVPAKTVDILYDYFGILKVMNRFKGRTEKMDNYKHQTKSIKPPGSLD; from the exons ATGAATTTCTTCCTGGAAACGCTGACAACCATTTTGCTGTGTATATATTATCTGATGGAGTTTTTCTTATCATTTATCTATGCACGGAAGAAAAATATTGCTGGTGAAATAGTGCTTATAACTGGAGCTGGAAGTGGAATGGGAAGGCTGATGGCTTTAAAATTTGCTCGACTTGGAGCTACTTTAGTTCTTTGGGATATTAATCTGGAAGGAATCAAAGAAACAGCTAGATTAGCACGTAATATTGGGGCAATGAGAGTACATGACTACATTTGTGACTGCAGCAAAAGGCAAGAAGTCTATCAAGTGGCAAGCCAG ACTGTCAAAGCATTTGTTCCAGCCATGGTAGCTTCTAATCATGGCCATGTGGTGACTATTTCAAGTGCAGCTGGTTGTTATGGTGTCAACAAAATGACAG ATTACTGTACAAGTAAATTTGCAGTTCTAGGTTTTGCTGAATCTCTAGCTTTAGAGATGTTGGCAATGAAAAAGACTGGTGTTAAATCTACAATTGTCTGTCCATATCTAGTGAACACTGGAATGTTTGAAGGCTGTGAAACAAA GTGGTCTCACTTGCTGCCCATTATAGATCCAGAATATGCTGTTGAAAGAATTGTGTCTGGGATACTCCGAAATGAACGATATATCTTTATACCACGAAGTCTACGATTGTTTAACATAGTAAAAAG cATTGTTCCTGCAAAAACGGTTGATATCCTTTATGACTATTTTGGAATTTTAAAAGTTATGAATAGATTCAAAGGTCGGACAGAGAAGATGGATAATTACAAACATCAGACAAAATCAATAAAACCTCCAGGTTCCCTTGACTAA
- the SDR16C5 gene encoding epidermal retinol dehydrogenase 2 isoform X1: MNFFLETLTTILLCIYYLMEFFLSFIYARKKNIAGEIVLITGAGSGMGRLMALKFARLGATLVLWDINLEGIKETARLARNIGAMRVHDYICDCSKRQEVYQVASQVKKEVGDVGILINNAGIITGKMFLDTPDMLLEKSIQVNTMAHFWTVKAFVPAMVASNHGHVVTISSAAGCYGVNKMTDYCTSKFAVLGFAESLALEMLAMKKTGVKSTIVCPYLVNTGMFEGCETKWSHLLPIIDPEYAVERIVSGILRNERYIFIPRSLRLFNIVKSIVPAKTVDILYDYFGILKVMNRFKGRTEKMDNYKHQTKSIKPPGSLD, translated from the exons ATGAATTTCTTCCTGGAAACGCTGACAACCATTTTGCTGTGTATATATTATCTGATGGAGTTTTTCTTATCATTTATCTATGCACGGAAGAAAAATATTGCTGGTGAAATAGTGCTTATAACTGGAGCTGGAAGTGGAATGGGAAGGCTGATGGCTTTAAAATTTGCTCGACTTGGAGCTACTTTAGTTCTTTGGGATATTAATCTGGAAGGAATCAAAGAAACAGCTAGATTAGCACGTAATATTGGGGCAATGAGAGTACATGACTACATTTGTGACTGCAGCAAAAGGCAAGAAGTCTATCAAGTGGCAAGCCAG GTGAAAAAGGAAGTTGGTGATGTTGGTATCCTGATTAATAATGCTGGCATCATAACAGGAAAGATGTTTTTAGATACCCCAGATATGCTTCTAGAGAAGAGTATTCAAGTGAACACAATGGCACACTTTTGG ACTGTCAAAGCATTTGTTCCAGCCATGGTAGCTTCTAATCATGGCCATGTGGTGACTATTTCAAGTGCAGCTGGTTGTTATGGTGTCAACAAAATGACAG ATTACTGTACAAGTAAATTTGCAGTTCTAGGTTTTGCTGAATCTCTAGCTTTAGAGATGTTGGCAATGAAAAAGACTGGTGTTAAATCTACAATTGTCTGTCCATATCTAGTGAACACTGGAATGTTTGAAGGCTGTGAAACAAA GTGGTCTCACTTGCTGCCCATTATAGATCCAGAATATGCTGTTGAAAGAATTGTGTCTGGGATACTCCGAAATGAACGATATATCTTTATACCACGAAGTCTACGATTGTTTAACATAGTAAAAAG cATTGTTCCTGCAAAAACGGTTGATATCCTTTATGACTATTTTGGAATTTTAAAAGTTATGAATAGATTCAAAGGTCGGACAGAGAAGATGGATAATTACAAACATCAGACAAAATCAATAAAACCTCCAGGTTCCCTTGACTAA